The Deltaproteobacteria bacterium genome includes a window with the following:
- a CDS encoding HEAT repeat domain-containing protein, producing the protein MRLLREEDPSLRLWAATALAYLPCHDNLGVLESLAAEDPVAIVRCKAIFALSHQGDPGVVGFLESRLRGEEEWYVKHYLLRALRRVGWIG; encoded by the coding sequence TTGAGGCTTCTCCGCGAAGAGGATCCCTCCCTTCGCCTCTGGGCGGCCACGGCTCTGGCCTATCTCCCTTGCCATGACAACCTGGGAGTCCTAGAGAGCCTGGCGGCTGAAGATCCGGTTGCTATTGTTCGATGCAAAGCGATATTCGCGCTCTCTCACCAGGGCGACCCCGGAGTAGTCGGGTTTCTCGAGTCACGGCTCAGGGGAGAGGAGGAGTGGTACGTGAAACACTATCTTCTCCGGGCGCTCAGGAGGGTAGGATGGATCGGATAG
- a CDS encoding CPBP family intramembrane metalloprotease, with protein MDRIEERSFLATMAVLVGLELASSFVYGLHWARGVSPLAWTAMVRSLDILLFFLLFRIFSVPLAAAGLQRPVMGAGAGLAVSVVLGMGFFLALFTIRSLWGPDLRVFVDPGLEVRRPGALVVLCILGPFAEEIFFRGLCYGVIRVHLGVWPSTVISAFLFGAVHLVGGGFSAMAVPLAGGIVLALLYEFAGSLVAPSVLHGAANLILFSGILWT; from the coding sequence ATGGATCGGATAGAAGAGAGGTCCTTCCTTGCCACCATGGCGGTTCTCGTGGGCCTGGAGCTCGCCTCCTCTTTTGTCTACGGTCTCCATTGGGCAAGAGGGGTTTCTCCTCTGGCCTGGACCGCAATGGTCCGGTCTCTGGACATTCTTCTCTTTTTTCTCCTCTTCAGAATCTTTTCGGTCCCCCTCGCGGCGGCGGGTCTGCAGAGACCGGTCATGGGGGCTGGGGCCGGGCTTGCGGTCTCGGTTGTCCTGGGGATGGGATTCTTTCTGGCTCTCTTTACGATCCGTTCTCTCTGGGGACCGGATCTCAGGGTTTTCGTCGATCCGGGTCTCGAGGTTCGACGACCCGGCGCCCTCGTGGTTCTCTGCATCCTAGGCCCCTTCGCCGAAGAGATCTTCTTCCGCGGCCTCTGCTACGGTGTGATCAGGGTCCACCTCGGGGTCTGGCCTTCCACGGTGATCTCGGCCTTCCTCTTCGGAGCCGTCCATCTGGTCGGCGGCGGGTTTTCCGCAATGGCGGTGCCTCTGGCCGGGGGGATAGTGCTCGCCCTGCTATATGAGTTCGCAGGGAGCCTGGTGGCTCCCTCGGTTCTTCATGGGGCGGCCAACCTGATTCTATTCTCCGGAATCCTCTGGACCTGA
- a CDS encoding molybdopterin-dependent oxidoreductase, whose protein sequence is MKEKHLTACTLDCPDGCSLLVETEAGLIRKIRGNPDHPYTDGYCCPKIRRFPRRLGSPSRLKTPLLKGDQGWESISWDEALSLCAEKIDGFRREPASILHLRGGGSKGVIKFAEDYFFARLGASRVIPHGVCDSTGIEASIDDFGALRMNDPLDLLNARGIVVWGKGLGVSSIHMGGLVARARRRGAAVLSISPRAGENRRFSDRTVRLKPGTDRFLALAAAKVFLGRYGVLPGIEERSLGLERFKRLVEGHELRALSESCDVPVEEIERLAEFYRLHRPCATILGIGLQRYPHGAESVRAINALAFVTGNIGLSGGGAYYSVPSGENLNLGWVKSEGYRRSFPVASIGRSIMEAENPPIRMVWVSMWNPVNQTPESLVLSQALGDTDFVVVVDPFLTDTADAADLVLPCSMMFEEEDLVGSWGHFYVNYAGRVVGPPPGVRSDLEILTDLGHRLDPPIRLESPDFYMQRSLESPFLDTTLEELRQRGTVRARRPFIAFEGGRFSHPDGKFRFLTEISPREPADSAYPLILLTLIRKEFLHSQILPEEHESLFPEVSVAPSTLADLGIKEGDHGRIVSTLGSMRVRFKSDAGLHPSAVVVGRGPWLKYGWGINRLVEGRFTDRPDGVAFYGQRVRVEGGPPFRDGSP, encoded by the coding sequence ATGAAGGAAAAACACTTAACCGCCTGTACCCTCGACTGCCCTGATGGGTGTTCTCTGTTGGTCGAAACAGAGGCCGGCCTCATAAGGAAGATTCGGGGGAATCCGGACCATCCCTACACAGACGGATACTGCTGTCCTAAGATCCGCCGGTTTCCGAGGAGGCTCGGTTCGCCGAGCAGGCTGAAGACGCCCCTGTTGAAGGGAGACCAAGGGTGGGAGAGTATCTCATGGGATGAGGCCCTCTCGCTCTGTGCTGAAAAGATTGATGGGTTTCGCCGTGAGCCTGCCTCGATCCTCCATCTGAGGGGGGGAGGCTCAAAGGGGGTCATCAAATTTGCAGAGGATTATTTCTTTGCCAGGCTGGGAGCAAGCAGGGTGATTCCTCACGGGGTCTGCGACAGTACCGGCATAGAGGCCTCCATCGATGATTTCGGCGCCCTGAGAATGAACGATCCCCTGGATCTGCTCAACGCCAGGGGTATTGTGGTCTGGGGGAAGGGGCTCGGGGTGAGTTCCATCCATATGGGAGGGCTTGTTGCCAGGGCCAGGAGGCGGGGGGCCGCGGTCTTGTCAATATCTCCCAGGGCCGGGGAAAACAGGCGCTTTTCGGACCGCACGGTCCGTCTGAAACCCGGGACAGATCGTTTTCTCGCCCTCGCCGCTGCTAAGGTATTCCTTGGGAGATACGGGGTTTTGCCGGGAATCGAGGAGAGATCCCTGGGGCTGGAGCGATTCAAGAGGCTTGTGGAAGGCCACGAACTTCGTGCCCTGTCGGAGAGCTGTGACGTTCCGGTGGAAGAGATCGAGAGACTCGCCGAGTTCTACCGGCTCCATCGCCCCTGTGCCACGATTCTTGGCATTGGACTTCAGCGCTATCCCCATGGGGCCGAGAGTGTCAGGGCCATCAATGCTCTCGCCTTTGTCACCGGTAACATCGGGCTCAGCGGAGGTGGTGCTTACTACAGTGTTCCCTCAGGCGAAAACCTCAATCTCGGGTGGGTGAAATCGGAGGGTTATAGGAGAAGCTTTCCCGTTGCCAGCATAGGCCGGTCCATCATGGAGGCGGAGAATCCTCCCATTCGCATGGTCTGGGTTTCCATGTGGAACCCGGTCAACCAGACACCGGAATCACTGGTTCTTTCCCAGGCCCTGGGGGATACCGACTTTGTGGTCGTGGTAGACCCCTTTCTGACCGACACGGCAGACGCTGCCGACCTGGTGCTTCCCTGCTCCATGATGTTCGAGGAAGAAGACCTAGTCGGGTCGTGGGGCCACTTCTATGTCAACTATGCCGGCCGTGTGGTCGGTCCGCCTCCAGGTGTGAGGAGCGACCTGGAGATTCTAACCGATCTGGGACACCGCCTCGACCCGCCCATCCGACTGGAGAGCCCGGATTTCTACATGCAGAGGAGTCTGGAAAGCCCCTTCCTCGACACCACCCTCGAAGAACTCAGGCAAAGGGGAACGGTTCGTGCCAGACGTCCCTTCATTGCCTTTGAGGGTGGTCGTTTCTCACATCCGGACGGTAAGTTCCGGTTTCTCACGGAGATTTCCCCGCGGGAACCCGCCGACTCAGCCTATCCCCTGATCCTTCTCACCCTGATCAGAAAGGAATTTCTCCATTCCCAGATTCTCCCAGAGGAGCACGAATCCCTCTTTCCGGAAGTCTCTGTCGCCCCCTCCACGCTGGCCGATCTAGGAATCAAGGAGGGGGACCATGGGAGAATCGTTTCTACCCTCGGCTCCATGCGTGTCCGTTTCAAAAGCGATGCAGGACTTCATCCCTCGGCGGTCGTCGTTGGCAGGGGGCCTTGGCTCAAATACGGCTGGGGGATCAATCGCCTCGTGGAGGGGCGCTTCACTGACCGCCCTGACGGGGTCGCCTTCTACGGCCAGAGAGTGAGGGTGGAAGGCGGCCCGCCTTTTCGGGACGGCTCGCCGTGA